The genomic window GTCCCGACTTCTGGCAATAAAATCACCATAAATGTTTCATCACCTACTAAGCTTATTGATTCTACTATTAGTGGAACGATAATATCCGCTTACTCCAAAGACAATAAACTAGTTTTCTCAGCGGGCTTTCCACTAACTTGGAACACCTACTCCGCATCTAGCGCGCTTGGTGAGATTCATATGTTCGTACGAACCCCTAATATGGATTCAGAATTTATTGCCTTACCTAGAACTATAGAGAGTTTACGTAGTGCATACGTAATAAAGTCAGATGAGAAGCTGTTTTTATTTGATGCACCTGACGGTGATTATTATCCTCTAAAAGACTCTAAAATTGGCAAATATATTTTTGATAATAATCCCGTTAAAATATCTCCTGAGCCATTCAAAAATATAGGTTATCAATACTCTTATGGAGCGGAGAAAAATGGAGACTGGGTAGTAAAGGCGTGTAAATTATCTAAGCCTAATGATTGTAATAAAATTGCTACAACACCTAAATCCATAGTCTTTGCCTATGGCGGCAATGAGTTAAATACGGTTGCCGTTACTAATAGAGGCGATGTCTTGTTTCATAATAGGCAGGGATGGTGTAGAGGAAAAAAGACTTCTGACGGCGGAGTTAAATGTGACAAGCAAGCAAAAGACTTTGATGCTCTTTATAAAACACAATTATATTCTTCTATAAGAGCTAAAGATGGAACATTGCTTGGCGAATACCCAACTGGTAGGTTCTGGAAATTGGGGGATGGAATTATAACACCAACACCTCTTAGCCCCTATGATGATACGGAGCATAAGAATCGTGAGCTTCAATCTGTTTCAATGTTTTGCGGTGATTTATATGCTGGCTTTTGGCCACAAGGTGAGGTTTGGGAAAAGCCATTAGAGAGTAACGGTTGGATAAAAACAAAAAGACTATTCTCACATCCAGTAGTAAAAGATGGAGATGTTCCCTATCTGTCTAATTTAGAATCTGGTAATAATGGCAAATATCCTGCCTATTCATTTTTTGGACAGCGCGCGACATCTATGGTTAATTATAAAAACTCTCTATTTATATCTTCTTCAAATTTAGGTGGATGGAGTAAAGATATTCCAAAACCATCCTTTATGACAGATTCTCAGGCCAATGAATATGGCAGGATTTATAGCAAAACTGATAGTAACTGTTTAACAACTGTCATTGACAGTAATGTAAATCTAGTAATCACGATAGATTCAAACTCTATGTCTGTTACCAACAACGGCAAAGAAATCGCTAAAACCAACCTTCATGATTTTGACATTAAACAGATAGATTACTTTACCATAGGAGATGGAATCTTTGGCAAGATTAGTGATGAAAATATAGATGTTAACTTTTTGAACAATAATTAAATATAAAGTAATCGTATATAAAATCTTGCTGAGATTATTTCAACTACAAATTATCCGTGTAAATGAATAATAAGACAAACACAAAAAATAACTTTTACCTGTCCCTTGAGCTACTAAGAGGTCTATGTGCTTTAGAAGTCGTACTCTGGCATTGTTTTGCGCGCATTGATGATGTGTTTTTAAGAATTAGTCCCACATTTAAGTTCGTATATCACGCGTTTCTACGAGGGTCAGACATAGCAATTATTGGTTTTTTTGTGCTTAGTGGCTTTGTAACAACTGCCAGTTTTATTAAATATTTTAATAAATATAATATAGCAAAAGCCGTAACCATATTCTATGCGGCACGTATGCTGCGTATATGGTCACTAACCTTCATAACAGTGTTGGTTTCTGTTGGTATCAGCTGGCACTACCGGACTATGTCGGGAAATTGGTCGGCATGGGAAAAATATGACCATTTTGATCTGAGTAACATTATAGGAGGGATGTTTGGTCTTAATCCACACTGGAACGCTCCGATGTGGACTCTTACATATGAACTCGCATTTTATAGCATATTACCCTTTTTTATGTTAGCGATATTACGAACTAACTACTTAATAAAAGCAATCTCGCTAGTTATAACAGGTTTTCTTACTTTTTTTTTACTAAAAAGTGAGATAGTTCCTTTACCACATCTAGTTACTCCATTCTTATTTGGGATCGCGATATATTTTATCAGAGACTTATCTTATTTGCGTATATTTTTTACATCAAATCTTAATAAGATTTTATTTTTTGCTGTCGCAGTAACCAGCGTAATCTATGTGAGTTGGGAATATTTACCGCAAAACCCCTATAACATAAAAAAATATTTTCTTGTTACTCTGGTGGTGCTTGGTCTGGTTTTTAGTGAAAGTTTTTTTATAAAATATAAAGAGACAAAAGTAATAAAAATGCTCACTGGTCTATCTATGTGCTCATACAGCCTGTATTTATGGCATTATGTCATATTATGGTTTACGGGAATGTATATGTTCGGCTCTATGAACGCACGTAGCACTACAGAGATCTTTGTATTATTTTCAATAGCTGTCCCTACAATTATCTTGGTTACTTGGATGTCGTGGTATTTTATCGAACGTAACGCAAAGATGAAAAGAATATTGCCTCTTTTTGAAAAGAAATCGGCAAAAAGTTAATATCATAACTCTCTCCTATCCGTTGGCTAACGTTAAACGGTTAACGGCACTCTGGTGGTAAGTGGCATCCATTTCGATGCAGATCCACGAGCGGCGGAGTTGTTGTGCTGCAAGAGCGGTAGAGCCTGAAACAGCAAAACGGGCTGTTATTCAGCAGATGAAAATGATTCAGGAAGATTTGGACAACGCCGCTGGCAAGACATTGGAAACAGGTGATTACCAGATGTCGTGTACTTTCCGATAGATATGTACCTCGGACTCATTGGTTGCGGGGGCCGGATTTGAACCGACGACCTTTAGGTTATGAGCCTAACGAGCTACCAGGCTGCTCCACCCCGCGTCAATATACCGAAATTCCAGAAGGGAATACCTTCTACAACAATTTTTCTGTTCGTACAAGCATTGATTAAGTAATTTTCGCTTGGAATAACTATCATCTAAATAACCACCAAGAACAAGCAATTCTCTGAGCAAAGCAAGTATTGTATCTAAACAAAACATTTTACACAGATATAACAAAGTCTATAGCAATAAATCTTCTTCTATCCTTAAACCATTTGATTTATCTGAAAAATTACCGTCTTTAATAATATGTCTATAAAGCTGTAAATTCTCTAATACACGTTGCACATAATTCCTAGTCTCGGAAAAAGGTATTTTTTCAATCCAGTCTATTCTGGAATTAATATCACCAGTAGGTCTTCCCATCTGTTTTATCCATTTATTAACATTACCCGGACCAGCGTTATAAGCGGCTATTGCTAAAATCAGTGAACCATCATAATTATCAAGCATCCGACTAAGATAAAGACTACCAATATTTATATTATAATCCTCATCATACAACCTGTCTTTACTATATTTTATATCACTCTTACGAGCTGTGTGTCTTGCTGTTGCTGGCATTACCTGCATAAGCCCACGTGCTCCCGCGCTACTGGTTATCTCTCTGTTAAACTCACTTTCTTGACGAATTATGGAATGCACCAGCTCTGGCGGCAAAATATGCTCATCATACAACCCAAGAATAGGATAGGTTTTATCAAGCAATATAATATTGTTAAGCATAGCTTTTCTGGAGCTACGAACACTAATATGTAATTTACCATATTTTACGCCAATCTCACTTGCAAGTGCAGCTTCTTCTTTGCTTGCAGCATTCATCACCAAATGACCTAAAAGATAATCAGCTATTTCTTCCTCACCATAATTAAGACTAACTATCGCCGCCTTCACAATATCCCGAGAATAAAATTTCTCCCTATCACGGGAATTTATTGAGATATTATCATCACTATTTATAGAAAATGAAACGCCAAGTGACTTAATAGCGAGCTGCCCATAAAAAGTAGTCGGATAATTAGCCGCTTTCTTAAAACAACTATTTGCTTTATCAGACTTACCAATTTTCTGATAAGCCCGCCCCGCCCAATAGGCAAATCTGGATTTACTTATCGGATAACCAACCTTGTCAAACATCCGCTCAAAAATACTAGCCGCCTTGCCAGCGTTGTTACCATA from Rickettsiales bacterium includes these protein-coding regions:
- a CDS encoding acyltransferase, with amino-acid sequence MNNKTNTKNNFYLSLELLRGLCALEVVLWHCFARIDDVFLRISPTFKFVYHAFLRGSDIAIIGFFVLSGFVTTASFIKYFNKYNIAKAVTIFYAARMLRIWSLTFITVLVSVGISWHYRTMSGNWSAWEKYDHFDLSNIIGGMFGLNPHWNAPMWTLTYELAFYSILPFFMLAILRTNYLIKAISLVITGFLTFFLLKSEIVPLPHLVTPFLFGIAIYFIRDLSYLRIFFTSNLNKILFFAVAVTSVIYVSWEYLPQNPYNIKKYFLVTLVVLGLVFSESFFIKYKETKVIKMLTGLSMCSYSLYLWHYVILWFTGMYMFGSMNARSTTEIFVLFSIAVPTIILVTWMSWYFIERNAKMKRILPLFEKKSAKS
- a CDS encoding lytic transglycosylase domain-containing protein, which codes for MSNFLKFLLSILFMAYVCTLSPYSFAEDRKEFDFTGKIFNLAKEKRWDDALYKLSNSSDSALLTLTKWRYLVARDSDPGFYETVDFLNKYPDWPLRDRILVKAERAIFADMVDKDMVIKWLTANPPITGVGKMALADAMLKKGGYKQKDIKKLVEEAWIYGDFNNDEEKYLLSRFAKFLSDKDDIKRTDRLLWEGKIISAKHMLDRLPKKYANLYKTRMYLMLDKRGVSKMLRALPASMRNDSGIIYERMRYRDRRKDEKGVREMLLGVSGKVPYPEKWWYYRKKIIYSAISKGDMKLALRLASKHGQVDGASQADAEWIKGWLLLRYGNNAGKAASIFERMFDKVGYPISKSRFAYWAGRAYQKIGKSDKANSCFKKAANYPTTFYGQLAIKSLGVSFSINSDDNISINSRDREKFYSRDIVKAAIVSLNYGEEEIADYLLGHLVMNAASKEEAALASEIGVKYGKLHISVRSSRKAMLNNIILLDKTYPILGLYDEHILPPELVHSIIRQESEFNREITSSAGARGLMQVMPATARHTARKSDIKYSKDRLYDEDYNINIGSLYLSRMLDNYDGSLILAIAAYNAGPGNVNKWIKQMGRPTGDINSRIDWIEKIPFSETRNYVQRVLENLQLYRHIIKDGNFSDKSNGLRIEEDLLL